CGAACGGTACTACCACAACAACCTTCTCTCGACACTAAATATTTTGCATGCGATGCGCACTCACCACGTTAAAAATATCATTTTTTCATCCAGCTGCGCCGTGTACGGCACACCGATGTACACCCCGATTGACGAAAAACATCCAAAAAACCCAATATCTCCCTATGGAACCACAAAAAAAATAATCGAAGATATGCTGCTTGACTATGCTGCTGCATACAAATTTAACGTTGTTTCTCTCAGGTTTTTTAATGCAGCCGGCGGATGGTACCAACATGGTCTTGGCGAAAGCCACACCCCCGAAACCCACCTTCTGCCACGGCTCATTTCTGCCGCGATTACAAAAAAACCTATTGATATTTTTGGGACAGACTATCCAACGCCAGATGGCACCTGCATCAGAGACTTTGTGAGTGTTGGTGACATTGCGCGCGCACACCTTGCAACGCTTCACTACCTGCACGCTGGAGGGGCATCAACAGCTATCAACCTGGGAAGCGGGCGCGGATTCTCACTCCTGCAAATCATCCTGCAGCTCGAACAACAGCTCAACACTCAAATTACCGTAAACTACAAACCTCGCCGCGATGGCGATCCTGCAATCTTGATTGCCAACCCACATCTTGCAACAACACTGCTCGGTTGGACAATAACCGAACCGATTCACGTAATTTTGCAGCAAGCGTTACATTGGCAAACGAAAAAAGGTTTTTAAGAAATTCAAAGGCAGCGATTAAATTATTTATTAGCTTTTTTTACTTTTTTATAAACAATTTCACGAGGCTCAATAAAATCGATTAAAATCACATCTTCTTGACGACGAAAAATAATCCTGGTTCCATCGCTCACTTTATACCGTAAAGCGTCAACACCACCCTTCA
The nucleotide sequence above comes from Candidatus Dependentiae bacterium. Encoded proteins:
- the galE gene encoding UDP-glucose 4-epimerase GalE, translated to MKKYILVTGAAGYIGSHIAFLCAQSDFFVIGIDIKTNPALLNNQLITLVTGDCTEQTTITELFKKYSFHAVIHCASLIEVHESVINPERYYHNNLLSTLNILHAMRTHHVKNIIFSSSCAVYGTPMYTPIDEKHPKNPISPYGTTKKIIEDMLLDYAAAYKFNVVSLRFFNAAGGWYQHGLGESHTPETHLLPRLISAAITKKPIDIFGTDYPTPDGTCIRDFVSVGDIARAHLATLHYLHAGGASTAINLGSGRGFSLLQIILQLEQQLNTQITVNYKPRRDGDPAILIANPHLATTLLGWTITEPIHVILQQALHWQTKKGF